The window AATTAAGCTTATCTATCGTCAAGTTCACAGCGTTAGGATTAATGTCTATGCCGATGGCGTTTCGGTTATTTAACTTGCACTCAATCAAAGTCGTGCCGCTGCCTACGAATTGATCCAATACCAAATCTTGCGGTTTTGAATATCTTAAAATAATATTCTTGGCGACATAAGGGGAAAAGTTGCCGCGATATTTGGCGTCGTGGGTCGCCCATTTTCCGCGATTGGGAAAACTCCAGATCGTGCTGGTTTCAAGTTCAAATTGGTCGTCTGACATTAAAATAAATTCCTATTGCAGAACCTTTTCCAAAATTCCATTGTTAAGTTCTTTGATGTTAAATATATAATCCATCGCGTCAAAGGTCTCTTCCAAGTTGTTTTTAGCGTTTTTCCAGCCCGGCCCGTCCGTTATCCATACAAACGCGAAATTTTTTATTTTTTTGCTTTCTTGGGCAAGCATCTTGTAACTTCTGGCCGTTTCGTTTAATTTTGAGCCGCTGCTGGTGTAAAAATTGGTCTCAATCGCATAAACGCGGTTTTTTGTTTTGACGACAAAATCAAACCTTTTGGCTACCTTGCCTAGATTTGAAAGGGATGACAAGTCAATACCCCATTTGGTTTCAATGGCTTTCAAATACATTTCTTTAAAATAGGTCTTATTTTTTATAAATCCCGCTTTTTTAATAAATCCCTCTACAACATCTCCCATCAAATGTCCGCCGCGATTTTTTCTTCTGTTTGAGTCAAGCCCAACTTCAACGCCGGTGGCGTAATCTATTAAATTGCTTATTAGGCGTTTTGAAATCAAATCAAAAAGACCTGTTTTACGCATAAATCTTTTTAGCAATTCAATGTCGTCAATTTCGGCAAAGTTATATTTAAGTCTTTTCCCCTCGTCAATAACTTTTATTTCATTCTTTCTTACGGCTATCAAAAGAGGCAAACATTTTTTAGTTTCAGGGTATTTTTTGAATAAGTCGTCAAAATCTTTTTCAATGTCTTTTGAGCCTATCAAAGAATTAAGTATGTTTAATTCAATTTTGATTTTGTCTATATTTTTATAAACAACATCAAAATCAGTATAATACTTGTATGTGGCAATTCTGTCCGTAAAGTCATCAAACCATTTGTTAAAATCTTTTTTCATTACTCCCCCAAGCTAAATCTTTTAATAATTCCTAACCACAATCTCAGTTATGTTTCCACGCTTGTTTGATTGGCAATTAATCATTCTTTTGGCGTAAACTCTTTTTATATCAAACCCGCTATACAAATCGTCAAAAAAGTTATCAGCCTTATTTATGTTTTTGGGGTCCGAATTGGACAGCATGAGAAAACATTTTTTTTCATGAAGTTCTTTAAATTTCTTGGCTAAGCTTAATTGGTCGTCATCGTCAAAACCGTTTTTATCATAACTTACAAACGAATTGTTTTCCACAAGCGGCCTATACGGCGGGTCAAAATATATAAAGGTCTTCTCGTCATATTCTTTTAATACTTGCGTATAATCCCCATGATAGATTTGGACTTTTTGCAAGAGGTTCGCGCAAAGCCGCAAATTATCTTGGTCGCAAATTGTGGGATTTTTGTATCTGCCGTGCGGAACATTAAATTTGCCGCTTTTGTTTACCCTGTAAAGCCCGTTGTAGCAAGTTCTATTTAAAAAAATAAAATCGGCGCATTTTTCAAAGTCCAAATGAGAATTTAATGTTATCGTATTATATCTTTGTCTGACTTTGTAATAATACTCGTTTCTTTTTTCCGCTGTTAGATACTCTTTTTCTAAGGTTTTCAAAATTTTTATAACTTGTTCGGCGTCTTTTTTTATGCAAAGATAACAATTAATCAATTCTTTGTTTATATCGTTGATAATCGCTTTTTTGATTTTGTATTTTTGCAAAATATGAAAAAGAACGGCGCCGCCGCCCACAAAAGGCTCAATATAAACATCAATTTTACCTTCTGCCAACCGCTTAGGAAACAATTCGTCCAATGTATTGATTAACTGTCCCTTGCCCCCAGCCCATTTTACAAACGGCCTAGCAAGTTCTTGGCACATCTATTCTCTCCGCATCCTTATGTATCTA is drawn from Clostridiales bacterium and contains these coding sequences:
- a CDS encoding DNA adenine methylase, with product MCQELARPFVKWAGGKGQLINTLDELFPKRLAEGKIDVYIEPFVGGGAVLFHILQKYKIKKAIINDINKELINCYLCIKKDAEQVIKILKTLEKEYLTAEKRNEYYYKVRQRYNTITLNSHLDFEKCADFIFLNRTCYNGLYRVNKSGKFNVPHGRYKNPTICDQDNLRLCANLLQKVQIYHGDYTQVLKEYDEKTFIYFDPPYRPLVENNSFVSYDKNGFDDDDQLSLAKKFKELHEKKCFLMLSNSDPKNINKADNFFDDLYSGFDIKRVYAKRMINCQSNKRGNITEIVVRNY
- a CDS encoding restriction endonuclease translates to MKKDFNKWFDDFTDRIATYKYYTDFDVVYKNIDKIKIELNILNSLIGSKDIEKDFDDLFKKYPETKKCLPLLIAVRKNEIKVIDEGKRLKYNFAEIDDIELLKRFMRKTGLFDLISKRLISNLIDYATGVEVGLDSNRRKNRGGHLMGDVVEGFIKKAGFIKNKTYFKEMYLKAIETKWGIDLSSLSNLGKVAKRFDFVVKTKNRVYAIETNFYTSSGSKLNETARSYKMLAQESKKIKNFAFVWITDGPGWKNAKNNLEETFDAMDYIFNIKELNNGILEKVLQ